Proteins encoded by one window of Brevibacterium atlanticum:
- a CDS encoding enoyl-CoA hydratase/isomerase family protein has protein sequence MTEPSAQAADEPVITSVSHGVGRIELNRPKLINALSQDMVGAIDDALNAWRDDDSVSIVLVTGRGERGLCAGGDIKAVYNDIVAGSDENAEFWNREYKMNYAISEFPKPYVVIMNGITMGGGVGISGHGSHRIVTDSTKVGMPETGIGLFPDVGGTHLLANAPGELGTHLALTGQPVGPGAAIALGLADHFVPDAQVPELIDDLTAGEDLDTVIGKYATEAPENELAEAADWIDECYVGDSAEDIVAALAAHADPAAQATAELIGTKAPTSVKVTLAAVRNAETMTLAEVLEQDYRVAVTLTGLPDLKEGIRAQVIDKDRNPKWNPASLSEVSDETVHSILTTDHEEKVFS, from the coding sequence ATGACAGAACCTTCGGCACAGGCGGCGGACGAACCCGTCATCACCTCGGTATCCCACGGGGTTGGCCGAATCGAACTCAACCGACCGAAGCTGATCAACGCGCTCAGCCAGGACATGGTGGGCGCCATCGACGACGCCCTCAACGCTTGGCGCGACGACGACTCGGTCTCCATCGTCCTCGTCACCGGTCGCGGAGAACGCGGCCTGTGCGCAGGCGGCGACATCAAGGCCGTGTACAACGACATCGTCGCCGGCAGCGATGAGAACGCGGAGTTCTGGAACCGCGAGTACAAGATGAACTACGCGATCTCCGAGTTCCCCAAACCCTACGTCGTGATCATGAACGGCATCACCATGGGCGGCGGGGTCGGGATCTCCGGGCACGGCTCGCACCGCATCGTCACCGATTCGACGAAGGTCGGAATGCCCGAGACCGGAATCGGACTCTTCCCCGACGTCGGCGGCACACACCTGCTGGCCAATGCTCCGGGAGAGCTCGGCACCCACCTCGCTCTGACCGGTCAGCCGGTCGGCCCGGGCGCCGCGATCGCCCTGGGACTGGCCGACCACTTCGTTCCCGATGCCCAGGTCCCCGAGCTCATCGACGACCTCACCGCCGGTGAGGATCTCGACACCGTCATCGGCAAGTACGCAACCGAGGCACCGGAGAACGAACTCGCCGAGGCGGCCGACTGGATCGACGAATGCTACGTGGGCGACAGCGCCGAGGACATCGTCGCGGCCCTCGCCGCGCATGCCGATCCCGCTGCGCAGGCCACCGCCGAGCTCATCGGGACCAAGGCCCCCACCTCGGTGAAGGTGACCCTGGCCGCCGTCCGCAACGCCGAGACGATGACGCTGGCCGAGGTCCTCGAACAGGACTACCGCGTCGCGGTCACCCTCACCGGGCTGCCCGACCTCAAGGAGGGCATCCGCGCCCAGGTCATCGACAAGGACCGCAATCCGAAGTGGAACCCGGCCTCTCTGTCCGAGGTCAGCGACGAAACCGTCCACTCCATCCTCACCACCGATCACGAAGAGAAGGTGTTCTCATGA
- a CDS encoding SOS response-associated peptidase: protein MSLDPADLADELRLDVVSYDYSPRYNVPPGSFVPIVVERLDEEGQLHRRLETASWGLVPSWAKDVKIGFKAFNARSETVLDKPMFRQAIRRRRCALPIPGYYEWETAEGGKQPWMMSAAGKDPLFMAGLFEFWKQPDESWLVSTSILTMESAGHLSEVHHRMPVFLGRERIDDWIDPGVLSNDVPELLAATLDHVDPASVTRHKVGKAVGNVRNDTPELTQPVG, encoded by the coding sequence ATGTCTCTCGATCCGGCGGATCTCGCCGATGAGCTTCGGCTGGACGTCGTCTCCTATGACTATTCGCCGCGCTACAACGTTCCACCGGGATCGTTCGTCCCGATCGTCGTCGAGCGCCTCGATGAAGAGGGTCAGCTCCATCGCAGACTTGAGACCGCGTCATGGGGCCTGGTTCCTTCGTGGGCGAAGGATGTGAAGATCGGCTTCAAGGCTTTCAACGCCCGATCCGAGACCGTGTTGGACAAACCGATGTTCCGGCAGGCGATCAGGCGCCGCCGTTGTGCGTTGCCGATCCCGGGCTACTACGAATGGGAGACGGCGGAGGGCGGCAAACAGCCGTGGATGATGAGCGCCGCGGGCAAGGACCCTCTGTTCATGGCCGGTCTCTTCGAGTTCTGGAAGCAGCCGGACGAGAGCTGGCTGGTTTCGACGTCGATCCTCACCATGGAGTCGGCTGGACATCTCTCCGAAGTCCATCACCGAATGCCGGTGTTCCTCGGGCGTGAGCGCATCGATGATTGGATCGACCCGGGAGTGCTCAGCAACGACGTCCCCGAACTGTTGGCTGCGACCCTGGATCACGTCGACCCTGCAAGTGTGACCCGACACAAGGTCGGCAAGGCAGTGGGCAATGTCCGCAATGACACTCCGGAGCTCACCCAGCCGGTCGGCTGA
- a CDS encoding MarR family winged helix-turn-helix transcriptional regulator yields the protein MAAEEKTPSRLDPIEESRRQWLAHGWTEAADGMTTVISVMRIHQLFLARVDAALKPFALTFSRYEVLTLLSFTRSGTLPMSKISARLQVHATSTTNSVDRLEKAGLVARRSHPDDRRTTLVDLTDAGRALAAQATTALNAEVFSSPDFSGIDLDSLLPHLATLRSGLEDHS from the coding sequence ATGGCGGCAGAAGAGAAGACACCCAGCAGACTCGACCCGATCGAGGAGTCCCGTCGGCAATGGTTGGCCCACGGATGGACCGAGGCCGCCGACGGGATGACGACGGTGATCTCGGTGATGAGGATCCACCAGCTCTTCCTGGCCCGAGTCGATGCCGCGCTCAAGCCCTTCGCCCTCACCTTCTCCCGCTACGAAGTCCTCACGCTGCTGTCCTTCACCAGGTCGGGCACACTGCCCATGTCGAAGATCTCGGCACGCCTGCAGGTCCATGCCACCTCGACGACGAACTCCGTCGACCGCCTGGAGAAGGCCGGCCTTGTCGCCCGCCGCAGCCATCCCGACGATCGTCGCACCACGCTCGTCGACCTCACCGACGCCGGCCGGGCACTCGCCGCACAGGCGACGACTGCCCTCAACGCCGAAGTCTTCTCCTCTCCGGACTTCTCCGGCATCGATCTCGATTCCCTCCTCCCCCACCTCGCGACGCTGCGCTCAGGTCTCGAGGACCACAGCTGA
- a CDS encoding acyl-CoA dehydrogenase family protein, translating to MSRSTAAALPFGLTDEQQTVSGMVREFADTEIAPHALEWDAEHFFPVDVIRKSAELGMGGIYVSEEAGGTGMGRMDAALIFEAMSTGCPSVAAYISIHNMVAWMIDKFGNDDQKAKYLTPLVSMDHLGSYCLTEPNAGSDAAALRTSAREDGDTYVLNGVKQFISGAGTSETYLVMARTGQDGSRGISAFILEKNMEGLSFGPNEQKMGWRAQPTRQVIMENVRVPKENMLGEPGQGFKIAMSGLDGGRLNIGACSLGGGQSALEKAIVYMGERQAFGTELSGFQALRFEVAQMQADLEGARSLLWRAANAYDAGDPNTSLLSAMAKLKATDTGFDVANRALQLHGGYGYLTEYGIEKLVRDLRVHQILEGTNEIMRVIISRKSTGVG from the coding sequence ATGTCCCGCAGCACAGCAGCTGCCCTGCCCTTCGGTCTCACTGACGAACAGCAGACCGTCTCCGGAATGGTGCGCGAGTTCGCCGATACCGAGATCGCCCCGCACGCCCTCGAATGGGATGCCGAACACTTCTTCCCCGTCGACGTGATCAGGAAGTCCGCCGAACTCGGGATGGGCGGAATCTACGTCAGCGAAGAGGCCGGCGGAACCGGGATGGGCCGCATGGATGCGGCCCTGATCTTCGAGGCGATGTCGACCGGATGCCCCTCGGTCGCCGCCTATATCTCCATCCACAACATGGTCGCGTGGATGATCGACAAATTCGGCAACGACGACCAGAAGGCGAAGTACCTCACTCCCCTGGTCTCGATGGACCACCTCGGCAGCTACTGTCTGACCGAACCCAACGCCGGCTCCGATGCCGCGGCCCTGCGCACCTCGGCGCGGGAGGACGGTGACACCTACGTTCTCAATGGCGTCAAGCAGTTCATCTCCGGCGCGGGCACCTCGGAGACCTACCTCGTCATGGCCCGCACCGGTCAGGACGGCTCCCGCGGAATCTCCGCCTTCATCCTCGAGAAGAACATGGAGGGACTGAGCTTCGGCCCCAATGAGCAGAAGATGGGGTGGCGCGCCCAGCCCACCCGCCAGGTGATCATGGAGAACGTGCGCGTGCCGAAGGAGAACATGCTCGGCGAGCCCGGGCAGGGATTCAAGATCGCGATGTCCGGCCTCGACGGGGGTCGCCTCAACATCGGCGCCTGCTCTCTCGGCGGCGGGCAGTCGGCTCTCGAGAAGGCCATCGTCTATATGGGCGAGCGTCAGGCCTTCGGCACCGAGCTCTCCGGTTTCCAGGCGCTGCGCTTCGAGGTCGCACAGATGCAGGCCGACCTCGAGGGCGCCAGGTCACTGCTGTGGCGAGCGGCGAACGCCTACGACGCCGGCGATCCCAACACCTCCCTGCTGTCCGCGATGGCCAAGCTCAAGGCCACCGACACCGGCTTCGACGTCGCCAACCGGGCACTCCAGTTGCACGGCGGCTACGGCTATCTGACAGAGTATGGAATTGAGAAGCTGGTTCGTGACCTGCGCGTCCACCAGATTCTGGAAGGCACCAACGAAATCATGCGCGTGATCATCTCGCGCAAGAGCACAGGAGTGGGCTGA